A genomic segment from Triticum dicoccoides isolate Atlit2015 ecotype Zavitan chromosome 1A, WEW_v2.0, whole genome shotgun sequence encodes:
- the LOC119279631 gene encoding G-type lectin S-receptor-like serine/threonine-protein kinase At2g19130: MAAGALPLGVFVVLLCVGVVRAADADIIAAGRPLSGDQKLVSPGGKFALGLFHPDGAADGSWYVGIWYHKIPVHTPVWVANRETPVSNTSRLAIAPDGNLALFDGAGSIVWSTNASTSGVANASDTVAVLLDSGNLVLAPASNTSAVLWQSFDHITDTWLPGGKLRRDKRTGAIQAMASWRARGDPAPGMYALQLDPSGAKQYLLLWNATRVYWATGNWTGKYFTGAPEVAASSGGSGYSFNFVDNDDESYFTYNFAVNTTVYRFVMDVSGQVKGWFWVEATQGWNLVYAEPKARCAVPRGCGAFGVCTEGSSTACDCARGFNPQSPASWGLGDYISGCVRNTQLQCSKNSSDPSDGLKKVEQDKFLRIDGMRLPDDGRMAGAASSGDCQRACLGDCTCSAYAYNGSCFLWRGDLFNLQDGVLDNQAGAGSLYLRLAASELPGARSHVWRDIKVAAVALGVTCFVIAAAILLVRTIRGAMKRRRATRLNGLAVGDGCVSYKYSDLQSLTKNFTDKIGAGAFGSVFKGQFSDNTVVAVKKLEGLRQGEKQFRAEVSTLGTIQHVNLIRMLGFCSHGGDRKLLVYEYMPNVSLDRHLFRKTFYVLSWQVRYQVALGVAKGLAYLHDKCRDCIIHCDVKPENILLDASFGAKVADFGLAKLVGRDFSRVLTTMRGTVGYLAPEWISGEAITAKADVFSYGMMLFEIVSGRRNIEQGERRSVVSSATDADGEEAEEHPTTTFFPLLVARKLAEGDVMTLLVARKLAEGDVMTLLDPELEGDANAEEMRRVCKVACWCIQRDVDARPTMGEVVQVLEGLTDLEMPPVPHYLEVLVGRPVHGTVYHSTEQFFRS, translated from the exons ATGGCAGCTGGCGCGCTTCCTCTGGGCGTGTTCGTCGTGCTGCTCTGCGTGGGCGTCGTGCGCGCGGCGGACGCGGACATCATCGCGGCCGGCCGTCCGCTCTCCGGCGACCAGAAGCTGGTCTCTCCCGGCGGCAAGTTCGCCTTAGGACTCTTCCAcccag ACGGCGCAGCCGACGGCAGCTGGTACGTCGGCATCTGGTACCACAAGATCCCGGTGCACACGCCGGTCTGGGTGGCCAACCGCGAGACGCCGGTCTCCAACACGTCGCGGCTCGCCATCGCGCCCGACGGCAACCTCGCGCTGTTTGACGGCGCCGGCTCGATCGTCTGGTCCACGAACGCCAGCACCAGCGGCGTCGCCAATGCCAGTGACACGGTCGCCGTTCTCCTCGACTCCGGAAACCTCGTGCTCGCGCCGGCGTCCAACACCTCCGCGGTGCTGTGGCAGAGCTTCGACCACATCACGGACACGTGGCTTCCAGGCGGGAAGCTCAGGCGCGACAAGCGCACCGGCGCCATCCAGGCTATGGCCTCGTGGAGGGCGCGCGGCGACCCCGCGCCGGGGATGTACGCCCTCCAGCTCGACCCGTCCGGGGCGAAGCAGTACTTGCTGCTGTGGAATGCCACCCGTGTGTACTGGGCCACCGGCAACTGGACAGGCAAATACTTTACCGGCGCGCCGGAGGTCGCCGCGTCGAGCGGCGGCTCCGGGTATAGCTTCAACTTCGTGGACAACGACGACGAGAGCTACTTCACTTATAACTTCGCCGTGAACACGACGGTGTACCGGTTCGTCATGGACGTGTCGGGGCAGGTCAAGGGGTGGTTCTGGGTGGAGGCCACGCAGGGATGGAACCTGGTCTACGCCGAGCCCAAGGCACGGTGCGCCGTGCCTCGCGGCTGCGGCGCGTTTGGCGTCTGTACCGAGGGCTCGTCCACGGCGTGCGACTGCGCCCGGGGCTTCAATCCGCAAAGTCCGGCGAGCTGGGGCCTCGGCGACTACATCAGCGGTTGCGTGCGCAACACCCAGCTTCAGTGCAGTAAGAACAGCAGTGACCCGTCGGACGGCTTGAAGAAGGTGGAGCAGGACAAGTTCCTCCGCATCGACGGCATGAGGCTTCCTGACGATGGCCGAATGGCGGGAGCTGCAAGCTCCGGCGACTGCCAACGCGCGTGTCTAGGGGACTGCACATGCTCCGCCTACGCGTACAACGGCAGCTGCTTCTTGTGGCGCGGCGATCTGTTCAACTTACAGGACGGTGTCCTGGACAACCAGGCCGGCGCGGGGAGCCTGTACCTCCGACTCGCCGCGTCGGAGCTCCCAGGCGCGCGAAGCCACGTATGGAGGGACATCAAGGTCGCCGCCGTGGCACTCGGCGTCACGTGCTTCGTGATCGCCGCAGCCATTCTTCTCGTTCGTACGATAAGAGGTGCGATGAAGAGGAGAAGAGCAACGAGACTCAACGGTCTCGCCGTCGGCGATGGCTGCGTGAGCTACAAGTACAGCGACCTGCAGTCCTTGACCAAGAACTTCACCGACAAGATCGGGGCGGGTGCCTTCGGGTCGGTGTTCAAGGGCCAGTTCTCCGACAACACCGTCGTGGCCGTCAAGAAGCTGGAGGGGCTCCGGCAAGGCGAGAAGCAGTTCCGCGCCGAGGTGAGCACGCTGGGCACCATCCAGCACGTCAACCTCATCCGCATGCTCGGCTTCTGCTCCCACGGCGGCGACCGGAAGCTGCTCGTCTACGAGTACATGCCCAACGTTTCGCTCGACCGGCACCTGTTCCGCAAGACGTTCTACGTCCTCAGCTGGCAGGTGCGGTACCAGGTCGCGCTCGGCGTCGCCAAGGGGCTGGCCTACCTCCACGACAAGTGCCGGGACTGCATCATCCACTGCGACGTGAAGCCCGAGAACATCCTCCTCGACGCCTCCTTCGGCGCCAAGGTGGCGGACTTCGGGCTCGCCAAGCTCGTCGGCCGGGACTTCAGCCGGGTGCTCACCACCATGCGCGGCACGGTGGGGTACCTGGCGCCGGAGTGGATCAGCGGCGAGGCCATCACGGCCAAGGCGGACGTGTTCAGCTACGGGATGATGCTCTTCGAGATCGTGTCCGGGAGGCGGAACATCGAGCAAGGGGAGAGGCGGTCCGTGGTGTCGTCGGCGACAGACGCGGATGGTGAGGAGGCAGAGGAACACCCGACGACGACCTTCTTCCCGTTGCTGGTCGCGAGGAAGCTGGCAGAGGGGGACGTGATGACATTGCTGGTCGCGAGGAAGCTGGCAGAGGGGGACGTGATGACATTGCTGGATCCCGAGCTGGAAGGCGACGCGAACGCCGAGGAGATGAGGAGGGTGTGCAAGGTCGCCTGCTGGTGCATCCAGCGCGACGTCGACGCGCGCCCGACGATGGGGGAGGTGGTGCAGGTGCTAGAGGGGCTGACGGACTTGGAGATGCCACCAGTGCCTCACTACCTTGAAGTGCTCGTGGGACGGCCGGTACACGGAACAGTGTACCATAGCACAGAGCAGTTTTTCCGTTCGTAG